The following are from one region of the Coffea eugenioides isolate CCC68of chromosome 2, Ceug_1.0, whole genome shotgun sequence genome:
- the LOC113760769 gene encoding 60S ribosomal protein L21-1, producing the protein MPAGHGLRARTRDSFSRGFRKRGTIPLSTYLRTYKIGQYVDIKVNGAVHKGMPHKFYHGRTGRVWNITKRAIGVEVNKQVGNRIIRKRIHVRVEHVLPSRCNEEIKHRIRRNDELKAAAKARGEVISTKRQPEGPKPGFMVEGATLETVTPIPYDVVNDLKGGY; encoded by the coding sequence ATGCCGGCCGGACATGGACTCAGGGCTCGGACGAGGGACTCGTTCTCCAGAGGCTTCAGGAAGCGCGGAACCATCCCGTTGTCCACCTATCTCCGGACCTACAAAATCGGACAGTACGTTGACATCAAGGTGAACGGAGCCGTTCACAAGGGTATGCCTCACAAGTTCTACCATGGCCGCACCGGCCGCGTCTGGAACATCACCAAGCGCGCCATCGGAGTTGAAGTCAACAAACAGGTTGGTAACAGGATTATCAGGAAGAGGATTCATGTTCGCGTAGAGCATGTTCTGCCTTCTCGATGCAATGAGGAAATCAAGCATAGAATCAGGAGAAATGATGAATTGAAGGCTGCAGCAAAGGCAAGAGGTGAAGTCATCAGTACCAAGAGGCAACCTGAAGGCCCCAAACCTGGTTTCATGGTGGAAGGTGCAACTTTGGAGACCGTAACTCCAATTCCATATGATGTGGTCAATGATCTCAAAGGGGGTTACTAA